A region of Planococcus sp. MSAK28401 DNA encodes the following proteins:
- a CDS encoding MBL fold metallo-hydrolase, translated as MNDVRQAETQKLFNALGLKLVKHPLPFRLNHVNCFMAKGEKAWTIIDTGLNNDVSRELWKQEIGNDKVEQILLTHYHPDHFGYSGGLQQKTGARLSMSKIDADAGMKSWDDAFLNALPGYYKAAGIPQEAAQEMADNTRAFQPLISPLPKVNHYFEEREKICIGRFEYEVLFVPGHSDGMVCFYQREHNALLAADHILPRITPNISYWFHGDPNPLLTYMHSLEKIRELDVEWVIPSHGEAFQGASKRIDELLAHHEERLDATWRMLEQPLTIFEVRERLFDRPLTVHEMRFAVGETLAHLEYLRAEGGCERVMEAERWIYKQT; from the coding sequence ATGAACGACGTCCGACAAGCCGAAACCCAAAAGCTCTTTAACGCACTTGGGTTGAAACTCGTGAAGCACCCCTTGCCGTTTAGGCTAAACCACGTCAATTGCTTCATGGCAAAAGGGGAGAAAGCCTGGACGATTATCGATACCGGATTGAACAATGACGTATCAAGAGAGTTGTGGAAGCAGGAAATCGGGAATGATAAGGTGGAGCAGATTCTGCTGACCCATTATCATCCGGATCATTTTGGCTATTCAGGCGGCTTGCAGCAAAAGACCGGCGCACGGCTGTCGATGAGCAAAATCGATGCGGATGCAGGTATGAAATCCTGGGATGATGCATTTTTGAATGCCTTGCCAGGCTATTACAAGGCAGCGGGCATCCCACAGGAAGCGGCTCAGGAAATGGCGGACAACACGAGAGCTTTCCAACCGCTTATTTCCCCGCTGCCGAAAGTAAATCATTATTTCGAAGAAAGAGAGAAAATCTGCATCGGCCGCTTTGAATACGAAGTGCTGTTCGTGCCAGGACATTCGGATGGCATGGTGTGTTTTTATCAACGCGAGCACAATGCGCTATTGGCGGCGGACCATATTTTGCCGCGTATCACGCCGAATATTTCCTATTGGTTTCACGGCGACCCGAATCCGCTTCTGACGTATATGCATTCTTTGGAGAAAATCCGTGAACTGGATGTGGAGTGGGTCATCCCATCCCATGGCGAAGCGTTCCAAGGGGCTAGCAAACGAATTGATGAATTGCTTGCCCATCACGAAGAACGCTTGGATGCGACTTGGCGGATGCTTGAACAGCCGCTAACGATTTTCGAAGTGCGCGAGCGTTTATTCGACCGGCCGTTGACGGTCCACGAAATGCGCTTTGCGGTCGGCGAAACTTTGGCCCATCTTGAGTATTTGCGCGCTGAGGGCGGATGCGAACGGGTGATGGAAGCGGAGCGCTGGATTTATAAACAAACTTAA
- a CDS encoding quinone oxidoreductase family protein, translated as MKVVKFEEYGGPEVLQYIDSEQPEPKDHEVLIEVKAAGVNYADTARREGKYVVPTELPYIPGSEVAGVVVETGAGVTRFKSGDRVVALIESSGYAEYAAIPEQVLTPVPEGVSFEEAVALPLQGLSAYHILKTMGRLEPGETVLIHAAAGGVGTIAVQLAKLFGAEKIIATASTEEKLFHAEKMGATHLVNYSEDGWVGRIKEITEGKGVDLALEMVGGSVFNDTLKTLAPFGRLVIFGAASGEQATFAPGQLMKRNQSVIGFFLPQIMRKPELFQKSFQELLGYMDSGQLKLTIGGTYPLEQAADVHELLQSRKTIGKLVLKP; from the coding sequence ATGAAAGTGGTGAAATTCGAGGAATACGGCGGGCCGGAAGTGCTTCAGTATATTGATTCTGAGCAGCCGGAGCCGAAAGATCATGAAGTGCTCATTGAAGTGAAAGCAGCAGGCGTCAATTATGCCGATACGGCAAGACGTGAAGGGAAATATGTCGTGCCGACCGAATTGCCTTATATACCAGGCTCTGAAGTAGCGGGAGTGGTTGTCGAAACTGGAGCAGGTGTCACGCGCTTCAAATCGGGCGACCGCGTCGTCGCCTTGATCGAATCATCGGGCTACGCTGAATATGCGGCGATTCCGGAACAGGTCTTGACGCCGGTTCCGGAAGGCGTCAGTTTTGAAGAAGCAGTGGCATTGCCGCTTCAAGGCTTGAGCGCTTACCATATTTTGAAAACGATGGGCCGTTTGGAGCCTGGAGAAACGGTATTGATCCACGCTGCCGCAGGAGGCGTCGGGACGATTGCCGTGCAGCTTGCGAAACTTTTCGGTGCTGAAAAGATCATCGCTACGGCGAGCACGGAAGAAAAACTGTTCCATGCCGAGAAGATGGGCGCCACTCATTTGGTGAATTATAGCGAAGATGGCTGGGTAGGGCGTATCAAAGAAATCACTGAAGGAAAGGGCGTCGATTTGGCCCTTGAAATGGTTGGGGGCAGCGTCTTCAACGATACGCTGAAGACTTTGGCACCGTTCGGGCGATTGGTCATTTTCGGTGCGGCAAGCGGAGAGCAGGCGACATTTGCGCCGGGCCAATTGATGAAGCGCAATCAATCGGTCATCGGCTTTTTCCTGCCGCAGATTATGCGCAAGCCGGAATTATTCCAGAAAAGCTTTCAGGAACTGCTTGGATATATGGATAGCGGGCAATTGAAATTGACGATCGGCGGCACGTATCCGCTTGAACAAGCGGCTGATGTGCACGAATTGCTGCAAAGCCGCAAAACGATCGGCAAGCTGGTACTGAAACCATGA